The following are from one region of the Nostoc cf. commune SO-36 genome:
- a CDS encoding histidine kinase — protein sequence MLKHDYMQVSQDQPIYSEAPLQLLLFVDGRPKSRQQVQRIRAYLKELEAEYSFELQTIDVGQQPYLAEHFKLIATPALIKIHPEPRQVLAGSNIIAQLKNWWPRWQAAVDAYLKLQEDLQERIDDSARAISPKSTIRSVAVSAELIRLSDEIFRLKQEKDNLQEQLQFKDRVIGMLAHDLRNPLTAAAIAIETLQSNYNLETGQFQRLKASMTAHLLKQARNQTKIIERMIADLLQVGRGKDTEFRIIPQKVKIGKLCLDVVEELCDRYTAKSQNVETDIPNDLPYVYADPERIRQVVVNLLDNAIKYTPEGGKISVAGLHRTTQKVQFTIGDTGPGIPLENRDRIFENHFRLQRDEGKEGYGIGLCLCQRIILAHYGQIWVDSAPNNGAWFHFTLPVYPS from the coding sequence GTGCTGAAACACGATTACATGCAAGTTTCCCAGGATCAGCCTATTTATTCTGAGGCTCCACTCCAGCTGTTACTGTTTGTCGATGGACGGCCTAAGTCCCGCCAACAGGTACAGCGAATACGTGCTTACTTAAAAGAATTAGAGGCTGAGTATAGTTTTGAACTCCAAACTATCGATGTAGGACAACAACCTTACTTAGCAGAACACTTTAAATTGATCGCAACGCCAGCTTTAATCAAAATCCATCCCGAACCACGACAGGTTTTAGCTGGGAGTAATATCATAGCGCAATTGAAAAACTGGTGGCCTCGTTGGCAAGCGGCTGTAGATGCCTACTTAAAATTACAGGAAGATTTACAAGAACGGATAGACGATAGTGCTAGAGCAATATCACCCAAATCAACTATCCGTTCAGTTGCGGTTTCTGCTGAACTCATCCGACTCTCAGACGAAATTTTTCGCTTGAAGCAGGAAAAAGATAACCTCCAAGAACAGCTACAGTTTAAAGACCGGGTGATTGGAATGCTGGCGCACGATCTTCGCAATCCGCTAACTGCCGCAGCGATCGCCATTGAAACTCTCCAATCTAACTACAATTTAGAGACAGGCCAATTTCAGCGCCTCAAAGCGTCCATGACGGCGCATCTATTAAAACAAGCCCGTAATCAAACTAAAATCATTGAGCGGATGATTGCCGACCTCTTGCAAGTGGGTCGTGGCAAAGATACAGAGTTTCGTATAATACCACAGAAGGTAAAAATAGGCAAACTTTGCTTAGATGTAGTAGAAGAATTATGCGATCGCTACACTGCCAAATCCCAAAATGTAGAAACAGATATTCCTAATGATTTACCTTATGTATATGCTGACCCAGAACGCATCCGTCAAGTGGTAGTAAATCTGTTAGATAATGCTATCAAATACACCCCAGAAGGTGGCAAAATTAGCGTTGCCGGATTGCATCGCACTACCCAAAAAGTTCAGTTTACTATTGGCGATACTGGGCCTGGTATTCCTCTAGAGAATCGCGATCGCATTTTTGAAAACCACTTCCGGCTGCAACGGGATGAAGGTAAAGAAGGTTACGGCATTGGTCTTTGTTTATGCCAACGTATTATCCTGGCACACTATGGCCAAATTTGGGTGGACTCTGCCCCCAATAACGGAGCATGGTTCCACTTCACACTACCAGTTTATCCTTCTTAA
- a CDS encoding response regulator, protein MSGISSFPLSTKQPPLILVADDDKTIRVLLRKAMEQEGYRVVEVNDGKQCLDAYETIKPDVVLLDAVMPVMDGFTCCKHLLQIARNNLISALATFDTDSALKNTVISKIWERTPILMITCLDDEESVNRAFDAGATDYVTKPIHWPVLRQRLRRLLQQAQVYKQLEAANQALHHLANVDGLTELANRRRFDDYLNTQWINLVQEGSPLSMILCDIDFFKFYNDKYGHPAGDVCLQKVGAVLSLKAQKHQDLVARYGGEEFAVIMPYTPASGALHVAATIQAGVKDLQIVHDGSLVSQHVTLSMGVATVVPSWESSPSDLIVMADKALYQAKAGGRDRFISSTLVSWE, encoded by the coding sequence ATGTCAGGCATAAGCTCATTTCCTCTTTCTACTAAGCAACCACCACTGATTCTAGTGGCTGATGATGACAAGACCATCCGAGTGTTGTTGCGTAAAGCGATGGAACAAGAAGGTTATCGAGTGGTCGAGGTCAATGATGGTAAACAATGTTTAGATGCTTACGAGACTATCAAACCGGATGTAGTCTTGCTAGACGCTGTAATGCCTGTGATGGATGGCTTTACTTGCTGTAAGCACTTGCTGCAAATTGCCAGGAATAATTTGATATCAGCACTTGCAACATTTGACACTGATTCTGCTTTGAAAAATACGGTTATATCCAAGATATGGGAGCGCACCCCCATCTTGATGATCACCTGCTTGGACGATGAGGAATCTGTAAACCGTGCTTTCGACGCTGGGGCAACTGATTATGTTACTAAGCCAATTCACTGGCCTGTATTGCGCCAGCGATTGCGCCGACTGCTACAGCAAGCGCAAGTATACAAACAGTTAGAGGCGGCAAACCAAGCTTTGCATCACCTTGCCAATGTAGATGGCTTAACTGAGTTGGCTAATCGTCGGCGCTTTGACGATTATCTTAATACTCAGTGGATTAATCTCGTACAAGAGGGATCTCCCCTATCAATGATTTTGTGTGATATCGACTTTTTTAAATTTTATAACGATAAATATGGGCATCCAGCGGGGGATGTCTGTTTGCAAAAGGTGGGTGCTGTCTTAAGCCTTAAGGCACAAAAACATCAGGATTTAGTAGCGCGTTATGGTGGTGAAGAATTTGCTGTGATTATGCCATATACCCCTGCATCTGGCGCACTTCATGTTGCCGCCACGATACAAGCAGGAGTCAAAGATTTGCAAATTGTTCATGACGGATCTCTGGTGAGTCAGCACGTTACCCTTAGTATGGGTGTGGCGACTGTTGTCCCCAGTTGGGAATCCTCACCTTCAGATTTGATTGTCATGGCAGATAAAGCACTTTATCAAGCAAAAGCTGGAGGGCGCGATCGCTTTATCTCAAGTACTTTAGTCAGTTGGGAATGA